A stretch of the Leptotrichia sp. oral taxon 223 genome encodes the following:
- a CDS encoding DUF3427 domain-containing protein encodes MSILVKKSEPNNLINTEEKNDNFLEITEYKENLEFEVLETFSEKISDFIEKNDYQKVIEFTEKQLYLLNQAFTDESEKIKIQNTDFHFELPLKRKNKDIIGNINELIINEKVKFHNFFIYLKQELSNCKKFYFIVSFIKYSGIQLLISTLDELEKQGIQGEIITSVYLNITDSKALRKLLSYKNIKVKIYNNSSESFHTKAYLFEKEKYHSVIIGSSNISQSALYSAEEWNVKLTDSSFFNIYEKSLNQFGKLWHSNEAIELTEDFIDEYEKYKNSISTQNTFDYRKTKIKQKDEFIPNSMQKRVLEKLKETRENRNKKGLVISATGTGKTYLAAMDVKQFFEVDFNTENKLFKINDKKPKISNIKFLFIAHREELLENAMNVFSRILKIDKNEFGRIYGGLKEINKNMIFASIQSLRNCYNEFKLDFFDYIIVDEFHHSMSDTYLKTLSYFQSKFLLGLTATPKRMDGKDILSLCDYNVVDEIGIKEALEEDLIVPFHYFGVNDYTINYDNIPYKNGKYNEKVLLENLLLNARTDYIVEKINKFGFDGDKLSAVAFCQNIEHAFFIKEEFTNKGYKSAVITANTSSNDRAEILEKFKNKKIEILCVVDILNEGIDIPTINLLLFLRPTMSSTIFIQQIGRGLRKAENKDFVTIIDFIGNHKKDYLLINYFSNEVDNKDTLFTKKEKIINEIKNQFSNIPKSCYVELDRVCQNRIIEKIEKINFSSKNILKELYLNYKQEIGKSENEILKVSDFDTNIELFQELSLKLDSFYNAQLQFEKPQILKQNKISLNSKEIEFLAYLEKKLTLVEPFTYLIINYLINNDFITSEIIINEYKNYFNIKNNFEKEYVINRIFKELVEDKILEQDLNNPDSFKFYKKYNNLFKVKNDNKKEINQKLINLDNSQNLNYNFKIRLKDLLYLGLAEFNKNNDLSIFNENILIPYKKYKRVELQILLDSKVPKGSWRAGYANTDKDICLFATIDKTHILQENLKYDNSLFADNLIQWISQPKTAHNSNVGKMFTNHSELGYNVHIFIRKYAFMNNNKTNPFIYLGKANYYKSYGDKPMRILWKLDEKIPQELIYELYNLD; translated from the coding sequence ATGAGTATTTTAGTAAAAAAATCTGAGCCAAATAATTTGATAAATACAGAAGAAAAAAATGATAATTTTTTAGAAATAACCGAATACAAGGAAAATCTGGAATTTGAAGTTCTGGAAACTTTTTCAGAAAAAATTTCTGATTTTATTGAGAAAAATGATTATCAAAAAGTTATTGAATTTACTGAAAAACAATTGTATTTGTTAAATCAGGCATTTACAGATGAATCAGAAAAAATAAAAATTCAAAATACTGATTTTCACTTTGAATTACCATTAAAACGAAAGAATAAAGATATAATCGGCAATATAAATGAATTAATTATAAACGAAAAAGTAAAGTTTCATAATTTTTTTATTTATTTAAAACAGGAATTATCAAACTGTAAAAAATTCTATTTTATAGTAAGTTTTATAAAATATTCAGGAATCCAGCTATTGATAAGCACTTTGGACGAACTTGAAAAACAAGGTATTCAAGGTGAAATTATAACTTCTGTTTATTTGAATATTACGGATTCAAAGGCGTTGCGAAAACTTTTATCATACAAAAACATAAAAGTAAAAATTTACAATAATTCAAGTGAGAGTTTCCACACAAAAGCATATTTGTTTGAAAAAGAAAAATATCATAGTGTTATAATCGGATCGTCTAATATTAGTCAAAGTGCCTTGTATTCGGCAGAAGAGTGGAATGTGAAACTGACAGATAGCAGTTTTTTTAATATTTATGAAAAATCATTAAATCAATTTGGGAAATTATGGCACAGCAATGAAGCAATAGAATTGACAGAAGATTTTATTGATGAATATGAAAAATATAAAAACTCTATAAGCACACAAAATACATTTGATTATAGAAAAACAAAAATAAAACAAAAAGATGAATTTATTCCAAACAGCATGCAAAAAAGAGTTTTGGAAAAGTTGAAGGAAACAAGAGAAAATAGAAATAAAAAGGGTCTTGTAATTTCTGCAACTGGTACAGGAAAAACTTACCTTGCCGCAATGGATGTAAAACAATTTTTTGAAGTTGATTTTAATACTGAAAATAAATTATTTAAAATAAATGATAAAAAGCCCAAAATTTCAAATATAAAATTTTTATTCATTGCTCATCGTGAAGAGTTGCTGGAAAATGCAATGAATGTTTTTTCGAGAATTCTTAAAATTGATAAAAATGAATTCGGAAGAATTTATGGTGGATTAAAAGAAATTAATAAAAACATGATTTTTGCCTCAATTCAATCATTAAGAAATTGTTACAATGAATTTAAACTTGATTTTTTTGATTATATCATAGTTGACGAATTTCATCATTCAATGTCAGACACTTATTTAAAGACGCTATCATATTTTCAGAGTAAATTTTTGCTAGGCTTGACAGCGACTCCAAAACGTATGGATGGTAAGGATATTCTTTCACTTTGTGATTACAATGTTGTTGATGAAATTGGGATAAAGGAGGCTTTGGAAGAGGATTTGATTGTGCCTTTTCATTATTTTGGAGTAAATGATTATACAATTAATTATGATAATATTCCTTATAAAAATGGGAAATACAATGAAAAAGTATTATTAGAAAATTTATTACTGAATGCACGTACCGATTATATTGTTGAAAAAATCAATAAGTTTGGTTTTGATGGCGATAAATTAAGTGCTGTCGCATTTTGCCAAAATATAGAGCATGCTTTTTTCATAAAAGAAGAATTTACAAACAAGGGCTACAAATCCGCTGTAATCACAGCAAATACAAGCTCAAATGATAGAGCAGAAATTTTAGAAAAATTTAAAAATAAAAAAATTGAAATCTTATGTGTAGTAGATATTTTAAATGAAGGAATTGACATTCCAACAATTAATTTGTTACTATTCTTACGTCCCACAATGTCCTCAACAATTTTTATACAGCAAATTGGAAGAGGATTAAGAAAGGCTGAAAATAAAGATTTTGTTACAATTATTGATTTTATTGGAAATCATAAGAAAGATTATTTGTTAATAAATTATTTTTCAAACGAAGTTGATAATAAGGATACTTTATTTACTAAAAAAGAAAAAATAATAAACGAAATAAAAAATCAATTTTCAAATATCCCAAAATCCTGTTATGTGGAACTGGATAGAGTATGTCAAAACCGTATTATTGAAAAAATCGAAAAAATTAACTTTAGTTCTAAAAATATTTTAAAAGAATTGTATTTGAATTATAAACAGGAAATTGGCAAATCTGAAAATGAAATTTTAAAAGTAAGTGATTTTGATACAAATATCGAATTATTTCAAGAATTATCCTTAAAATTAGACTCATTTTATAATGCACAGTTACAATTTGAAAAGCCTCAAATTTTAAAACAAAATAAAATATCTTTAAATTCAAAAGAAATTGAATTTTTGGCATATTTAGAAAAAAAATTGACGCTTGTAGAGCCATTTACATATTTAATTATAAATTATTTGATAAACAATGATTTTATAACTTCAGAAATCATTATTAATGAATATAAAAATTATTTTAATATTAAAAATAATTTTGAAAAAGAGTACGTAATAAACCGTATTTTTAAAGAATTAGTTGAAGATAAAATTTTAGAACAAGATTTAAATAATCCTGATTCTTTTAAGTTTTATAAAAAATATAACAATTTATTCAAAGTTAAAAATGATAATAAAAAGGAAATAAATCAGAAACTTATAAATTTAGATAATTCTCAAAATTTAAATTACAATTTCAAGATTCGTCTAAAAGATTTACTATATTTAGGATTGGCAGAATTTAATAAAAATAATGATTTATCGATCTTTAATGAAAATATTTTAATTCCATACAAAAAATATAAAAGAGTAGAGCTCCAAATTTTACTGGATTCCAAAGTGCCAAAAGGCAGCTGGAGAGCAGGTTATGCTAATACAGACAAGGATATTTGCCTTTTTGCAACAATTGACAAAACCCATATTTTACAAGAAAATTTAAAATACGATAATTCATTATTTGCCGACAACCTAATTCAATGGATAAGCCAACCTAAAACAGCCCATAACTCAAATGTTGGGAAAATGTTTACTAATCATAGTGAATTAGGGTATAATGTCCACATATTTATAAGAAAATATGCGTTCATGAATAACAATAAAACAAATCCATTTATTTATCTAGGAAAAGCCAATTATTATAAAAGCTATGGAGATAAACCAATGAGGATTTTATGGAAGTTAGACGAGAAAATACCACAAGAGTTGATATACGAATTGTATAATTTAGACTAA
- a CDS encoding 3'-5' exonuclease, whose amino-acid sequence MNKEKKLNKNIIFFDVETNGFQGSSVLSMSAIKVNYNSENTGEERNKWKKVSEFNRFYFRNEGEELNEGAVSVNGLTDDVILSERKSIIKNTGIEYPLTFKEDMDNFFLFCQDTNHFVAHNIKFDRSFVDFPLQNQFDTMLTNIDIVKVNGSSYGNYKWPKLMECANYYNIPFEESQLHGSYYDVLIMFRIFFKMMKHKTGNKRILEFLKKE is encoded by the coding sequence GTGAACAAAGAAAAAAAACTAAATAAGAATATAATATTTTTTGATGTGGAAACAAATGGATTTCAGGGAAGTTCAGTTTTGTCAATGTCTGCAATAAAAGTGAATTATAATTCTGAAAATACTGGAGAAGAAAGAAATAAATGGAAAAAAGTGTCTGAATTTAACAGATTTTATTTTAGAAATGAAGGTGAAGAGTTAAATGAAGGTGCAGTTAGTGTAAACGGATTGACAGATGATGTGATTTTAAGCGAAAGAAAGAGCATCATTAAAAATACAGGAATTGAATATCCTTTGACTTTTAAGGAAGATATGGATAATTTCTTTTTATTTTGTCAGGATACCAACCATTTTGTAGCCCATAACATAAAATTTGACAGAAGTTTCGTAGATTTTCCTCTGCAAAATCAATTTGATACAATGCTAACAAATATAGACATCGTCAAAGTAAACGGTTCTTCCTACGGAAATTACAAATGGCCAAAACTTATGGAATGTGCCAATTATTATAATATTCCATTTGAAGAAAGCCAGCTGCACGGCAGTTATTATGATGTTTTAATAATGTTTAGAATTTTCTTCAAGATGATGAAGCATAAGACTGGAAATAAACGGATTTTAGAATTTTTGAAAAAGGAATAA
- the lepA gene encoding translation elongation factor 4: MLDQKNKRNFSIIAHIDHGKSTIADRLLEQTGTVTQREMVDQLLDSMDLEREKGITIKAQAVTLKYKARNGETYELNLIDTPGHVDFIYEVSRSLAACDGALLVVDAAQGIEAQTLANVYLALENDLEILPVINKIDLPSADPDKVKLEIEEVIGLPSDDAVLVSGKTGFGIEDLLEAIIEHIPAPKGEIDSPLKALIFDSHYDDFRGVITYIRIIEGKIAKGDRIKIMSTEKEFDVLEVGIFSPKMKEVDELTVGSVGYIITGIKSIKDTQVGDTITHVNNPTDIALEGYRPALSMVFAGIYPVSTDDYEDLREALEKLQLNDASLSYAPETSLALGFGFRCGFLGLLHMEIVVERLRREFNIDLISTAPSVKYHVTPEQGEMVVIDNPAEFPEGKKYIEEPYVKGTIIVPKDYVGNVMELCQEKRGNFLNMNYLDETRTMISYDLPLAEIVIDFYDKLKSRTKGYASFEYEMIGYKESDLVKVDILVSGNPVDDFSFIAHKENAYYRGRAIVEKLKDVIPRQQFEIPLQAALGTKIIARETIKALRKNVLAKCYGGDITRKKKLLEKQKEGKKRMKAIGNVEIPQEAFLSVLKLND, encoded by the coding sequence ATGTTGGATCAAAAGAATAAAAGAAATTTTTCGATAATAGCACATATTGATCACGGAAAATCTACTATTGCGGACAGGCTTTTGGAACAGACAGGGACTGTAACACAAAGGGAAATGGTGGATCAGCTGTTGGATAGTATGGATTTAGAAAGAGAAAAAGGGATAACGATTAAGGCACAGGCGGTTACGTTGAAATATAAGGCTCGAAATGGGGAAACTTATGAGTTAAATTTAATTGATACTCCAGGACACGTTGACTTTATTTACGAAGTGTCAAGATCGCTTGCAGCTTGTGACGGAGCCTTGCTTGTAGTTGACGCTGCACAGGGAATTGAAGCACAGACATTGGCAAACGTGTATTTGGCTTTGGAAAATGATTTGGAAATATTGCCTGTAATAAATAAAATTGACTTGCCATCTGCGGATCCTGACAAGGTTAAACTGGAAATAGAGGAAGTTATTGGGCTTCCATCAGACGACGCTGTTCTTGTTTCTGGAAAAACTGGATTTGGAATCGAGGACTTATTGGAGGCAATTATTGAGCATATTCCCGCACCTAAAGGAGAAATTGACAGTCCGTTGAAGGCGTTAATTTTTGACTCGCATTATGATGATTTTAGAGGAGTTATAACGTACATTAGAATAATTGAAGGGAAAATTGCAAAAGGAGACAGAATTAAGATTATGTCTACCGAAAAGGAATTTGACGTATTGGAAGTTGGGATTTTCTCGCCTAAAATGAAGGAAGTTGATGAATTGACAGTTGGCTCGGTTGGGTATATTATTACTGGAATTAAGTCAATTAAGGATACACAAGTTGGGGATACAATTACGCATGTGAACAATCCAACAGACATAGCTCTTGAAGGTTATCGTCCTGCATTAAGTATGGTTTTTGCGGGAATTTATCCAGTTTCGACAGACGATTATGAAGATTTAAGGGAAGCATTGGAAAAATTACAGTTAAATGATGCATCATTATCTTATGCTCCAGAAACTTCACTTGCGTTGGGATTTGGATTCAGATGCGGATTCTTAGGACTTTTGCATATGGAAATAGTTGTAGAAAGATTGCGTCGTGAATTTAACATTGATTTGATTTCAACAGCACCATCTGTTAAATATCATGTAACGCCTGAACAAGGAGAAATGGTAGTAATTGACAATCCAGCAGAATTTCCAGAAGGGAAAAAGTATATTGAGGAACCTTATGTAAAGGGTACAATCATTGTTCCAAAGGATTATGTCGGAAACGTAATGGAGCTTTGTCAGGAAAAAAGAGGCAACTTCCTTAATATGAATTACCTTGATGAAACTCGTACAATGATAAGTTACGATTTGCCACTTGCAGAAATAGTAATTGATTTTTATGACAAATTAAAATCACGTACAAAAGGTTACGCTTCGTTTGAATATGAGATGATTGGATACAAGGAATCGGATTTGGTAAAAGTTGATATTTTGGTAAGTGGAAATCCAGTAGATGACTTTTCATTCATTGCCCATAAAGAAAATGCTTATTACAGAGGGCGTGCAATCGTTGAAAAATTAAAAGATGTAATCCCAAGACAGCAGTTTGAAATACCATTGCAGGCTGCATTAGGTACAAAAATAATTGCAAGGGAAACAATTAAGGCACTTAGAAAGAACGTACTTGCAAAATGTTATGGTGGAGATATTACACGTAAGAAAAAATTATTAGAAAAACAAAAAGAAGGTAAAAAACGTATGAAGGCAATCGGAAATGTAGAAATACCACAAGAAGCGTTTTTATCAGTATTAAAACTAAATGATTAA
- a CDS encoding YdcF family protein has translation MKDIIIKLIKISIIIFIFLFCFVQYFIIKEYITDRKAVNENKKVDYVIILGARVKGENPTKSLMERIKAATEYLKKKPEVKVIATGGQGKNENVAEGLAIKKELLKNGISEDRIILEDKSKNTVENFKFSLEKIKNIENGKNILNNNEKNQKIKVLIVTNDYHIFRSKNIARKVGFDNENYEIYGLPAKTPLISIPKSYFREFLSNVNYFIFQSGNQLKVK, from the coding sequence ATGAAAGATATAATTATAAAATTAATAAAAATCTCTATCATCATATTTATTTTTTTATTTTGCTTTGTCCAATATTTTATAATAAAAGAATATATAACTGATAGAAAAGCCGTAAATGAAAATAAAAAAGTGGATTATGTAATAATACTGGGAGCAAGAGTAAAAGGAGAAAATCCGACTAAATCACTTATGGAAAGGATAAAGGCTGCAACTGAGTATTTAAAGAAAAAGCCAGAAGTTAAGGTTATTGCAACTGGTGGACAAGGGAAAAATGAAAATGTGGCAGAAGGATTGGCGATAAAAAAGGAACTTTTGAAAAATGGAATTAGTGAGGATAGAATTATTTTGGAGGATAAATCTAAGAATACTGTTGAGAATTTTAAATTCAGTCTTGAGAAGATAAAAAATATTGAAAATGGTAAAAATATTTTAAATAATAATGAAAAAAATCAAAAAATAAAAGTATTGATTGTAACGAATGATTATCATATTTTCCGTTCTAAAAATATTGCTAGAAAAGTTGGATTTGACAATGAAAATTATGAAATTTACGGACTTCCAGCGAAAACACCGCTTATTTCCATACCAAAATCATATTTTAGGGAATTTTTATCGAATGTAAATTATTTTATTTTTCAATCTGGGAATCAGTTAAAAGTTAAATAA